From a region of the Fischerella sp. JS2 genome:
- a CDS encoding Mrp/NBP35 family ATP-binding protein: MQPNSDSRQQEVIQLLKQVIEPTLKNDIVNLGMVRNLRIVDDYIYLRLYIGCHQHQLQAEIQSVLSSISWCKKNYIQICTIPGVKTTLAISSGKGGVGKSTTAVNIAAALKLQGAKVGLLDADVYGPNVPQMLGLGQADIQVIQTPTGEKFLPLEVQGIKLMSVGLLTEANRPLAWRGPVLHKIITQFLQDVEWGELDYLLIDLPPGTGDAQITIIQESPICGVILVTTPQQVVIADVRRNIYMFRQVGVPILGIIENMSYLICGDCGSHTPIFGSGGGELLAAELQAPLLGQIPIDSRICSGGDTGYPIAITDRTSLASKVFVQIAVALNATFSRCS, from the coding sequence ATGCAACCAAATTCCGATTCCCGTCAACAAGAAGTAATCCAACTCCTCAAACAAGTCATCGAACCTACTCTCAAAAATGACATAGTGAATTTGGGAATGGTGAGAAACCTACGTATAGTCGATGACTATATTTATCTACGCTTATATATTGGTTGCCATCAGCATCAATTACAAGCAGAAATTCAATCTGTACTATCATCTATATCTTGGTGTAAAAAAAATTACATTCAAATCTGCACAATTCCCGGTGTCAAAACAACTCTAGCAATTTCTAGCGGTAAAGGTGGTGTAGGCAAATCTACAACAGCCGTGAATATAGCTGCAGCTTTAAAGTTACAAGGTGCTAAAGTTGGTTTACTTGATGCTGATGTTTACGGTCCGAATGTACCGCAAATGTTGGGTTTGGGACAAGCTGATATTCAAGTTATTCAAACTCCCACAGGCGAGAAGTTTTTGCCGCTAGAAGTTCAAGGAATTAAACTCATGTCAGTGGGTTTACTGACAGAAGCAAATCGTCCTTTGGCATGGCGCGGACCAGTGTTGCACAAAATTATTACTCAATTTTTGCAAGATGTAGAATGGGGCGAATTAGATTATTTGTTGATTGATTTACCGCCAGGAACAGGTGATGCTCAAATTACAATCATTCAAGAAAGTCCTATTTGTGGGGTAATTTTAGTGACGACTCCCCAACAAGTTGTGATCGCAGATGTGCGACGGAATATTTATATGTTTCGCCAGGTGGGTGTTCCTATCCTGGGTATTATTGAAAATATGAGCTATTTAATATGTGGTGACTGTGGTTCACATACACCAATTTTTGGTAGTGGTGGCGGTGAACTACTTGCAGCAGAATTACAAGCGCCTCTACTAGGGCAAATTCCCATTGATTCCCGCATTTGTAGCGGTGGTGATACTGGATACCCAATAGCAATAACTGATCGCACTTCGCTAGCAAGTAAAGTTTTTGTACAAATTGCTGTTGCGCTAAATGCTACTTTTAGCAGGTGCAGTTGA
- a CDS encoding exopolysaccharide biosynthesis protein, whose translation MTFKKPFDSHHQWAQTTSTSANATSPPQEILYRVAHAIVGRIRFCIPRLATDSEYADQLKMVMESDYRITDVRINPLAASIVINYTSELICDQQMRSDLVNLIQAAANTVLIPLVRDPQTDSNTVRVSELLRRFLDHHQGDEVRLRDLFNFMGSRSFGPTLLICALPEALPLPIAGISALVAMPLLLVSGQLVLGFSQPWLPDWLLDQPFKGELCQQVISGAIPVLEKLECFFEPRWSFFTSPEAQRCVGVILLLLGFIIALPIPFGNMLPAIAIVVICLGLIDKDGLIIAISSLITGITVALLLLVL comes from the coding sequence ATGACTTTTAAAAAGCCGTTTGATTCACACCACCAGTGGGCACAGACAACCTCAACCTCGGCAAATGCTACATCACCACCCCAGGAAATATTGTATCGCGTTGCCCATGCAATTGTTGGGCGTATCCGGTTTTGTATTCCTCGACTAGCAACAGATTCTGAGTATGCCGATCAACTCAAGATGGTAATGGAATCTGATTATAGGATTACAGATGTTCGTATTAATCCATTAGCTGCATCCATTGTCATCAATTATACTTCAGAATTGATTTGTGATCAGCAAATGCGCTCTGATTTGGTAAATCTGATTCAAGCTGCTGCAAATACAGTGCTAATTCCCTTGGTTCGTGATCCTCAAACGGATAGTAACACTGTGCGAGTCAGTGAACTTTTGCGGCGATTTCTCGATCACCATCAAGGTGATGAAGTGCGCCTGCGGGATCTGTTTAACTTCATGGGATCTCGGTCGTTTGGCCCAACCCTACTGATCTGCGCCTTACCGGAAGCCTTACCTCTGCCAATCGCTGGAATTTCCGCCCTCGTTGCTATGCCCTTACTGCTGGTTTCCGGGCAATTAGTACTCGGATTCAGTCAACCCTGGCTGCCCGACTGGCTTTTGGATCAGCCCTTCAAAGGGGAACTTTGTCAGCAGGTTATTTCCGGGGCTATCCCTGTTCTAGAAAAGCTGGAATGCTTTTTTGAACCCCGGTGGTCGTTTTTTACAAGTCCTGAAGCACAACGGTGTGTGGGCGTGATTTTGTTACTTCTGGGGTTCATCATTGCCCTGCCAATTCCTTTTGGTAATATGCTGCCAGCGATCGCTATCGTTGTCATCTGTCTTGGCTTGATTGACAAAGACGGGTTGATAATTGCAATCAGTAGTCTAATTACCGGCATTACTGTAGCACTTCTATTGTTAGTCCTGTGA
- a CDS encoding HMA2 domain-containing protein, whose protein sequence is MTVQSQRIDYQVVHAIAGRIRIKIPRLQIDPDYAEALQRLVKSLGAVTDVHINYASASIVVEYNTNGIENKAIQKELANCIQQAGGIGTAVSVRSQSCDQHVPETTNKHDASTEAVSPAFEQPLSEYLAQTNNKQNANTSVVSAAKQPENNVSKVLNKSIQIQIPDSYLSSDQFPINVDLARKVFEVGIPAAYVLKPLNAELELFEAENEKNTQLQRIRLKLEAFLKSGGFLVYGKAYAQLRQSFVLNPISRKKHYTPWVSITAVGLAELDASVVDETICVNLSKLNISAVEDQWYKKLVLYAFEFFFKTKLVAKINDALSQINGVKIQQLFFEIKGDEKLRKRAQELGLSQARLDELLELVSVNARVSPDYLWLYVQL, encoded by the coding sequence ATGACAGTTCAATCACAGAGAATAGATTATCAAGTTGTTCATGCGATCGCTGGACGGATTCGCATTAAAATTCCTCGTCTGCAAATAGATCCCGACTATGCCGAGGCGTTACAGCGATTGGTGAAGTCTTTGGGTGCGGTAACAGATGTGCATATTAATTATGCTAGTGCTTCGATTGTAGTTGAGTATAATACGAATGGCATTGAGAACAAAGCAATACAAAAAGAACTAGCAAACTGCATTCAGCAAGCTGGTGGCATTGGAACAGCTGTGTCAGTTCGTAGCCAATCTTGTGATCAACATGTACCAGAAACAACCAACAAACATGATGCTTCCACCGAGGCGGTTTCTCCGGCTTTTGAGCAACCATTAAGTGAGTATTTAGCACAAACAAACAACAAACAGAATGCAAACACCTCAGTGGTTTCGGCGGCAAAGCAACCTGAAAATAATGTTTCCAAGGTCTTAAACAAATCCATCCAAATCCAAATCCCTGATTCCTATTTATCTAGCGATCAATTCCCCATTAACGTCGATCTGGCTAGGAAAGTGTTTGAGGTTGGTATTCCCGCCGCCTACGTACTAAAACCTCTGAATGCTGAACTTGAATTGTTTGAAGCTGAAAATGAGAAAAACACACAGTTGCAGCGCATCAGACTTAAACTTGAAGCCTTTCTCAAGTCAGGAGGTTTTCTGGTCTACGGCAAAGCTTATGCTCAATTGAGACAATCTTTTGTTTTAAATCCTATAAGTCGCAAAAAACATTACACCCCCTGGGTTTCGATTACTGCTGTGGGGTTAGCAGAACTTGATGCCAGTGTTGTTGATGAAACAATCTGTGTTAACCTCAGCAAATTGAATATCTCTGCTGTTGAGGACCAGTGGTACAAAAAATTAGTCTTATATGCATTTGAGTTCTTCTTCAAAACCAAACTCGTAGCCAAAATTAACGATGCTTTATCTCAAATTAATGGTGTAAAGATCCAGCAACTTTTCTTTGAGATCAAAGGAGATGAAAAGTTACGCAAACGTGCTCAGGAGCTAGGTTTGTCTCAGGCGAGGCTAGATGAGTTGTTGGAGTTAGTCTCGGTCAACGCTAGAGTTTCTCCCGACTATTTGTGGCTATATGTTCAGCTTTAA
- a CDS encoding GNAT family N-acetyltransferase, producing the protein MKVADRFDTSASIPDGGAFSSIMTLAWLMNFMNIRKLHPQDTQEIMQLFYDTVHNINIRDYTPEQVDAWAPQDMDDHRWNAHLHSKMTYVAELDGKIVGFAQLEPDGHIDCFYCHKDFQGIGVGSQLLDTLQTQAEKLGITRLFAEVSITAKGFFERKGFQVINQQTVERRGIELINYRMDKNID; encoded by the coding sequence GTGAAGGTGGCGGATCGGTTTGATACATCGGCAAGCATTCCTGATGGTGGAGCTTTTAGTTCTATTATGACGTTGGCTTGGTTAATGAATTTTATGAATATCAGAAAATTGCATCCTCAAGATACGCAAGAAATTATGCAGTTATTCTATGATACCGTCCACAATATTAATATTCGAGATTATACCCCAGAGCAAGTAGATGCATGGGCGCCTCAAGATATGGATGATCACAGATGGAATGCACATTTACATTCCAAGATGACTTATGTTGCAGAATTAGATGGTAAGATTGTTGGATTTGCTCAACTAGAACCCGACGGACATATAGATTGTTTTTATTGCCATAAAGATTTTCAAGGTATTGGGGTAGGCAGTCAACTTTTAGATACTCTACAAACACAGGCGGAAAAATTAGGAATTACAAGACTATTTGCAGAAGTAAGTATCACCGCTAAGGGTTTTTTCGAGCGTAAAGGATTTCAAGTCATCAATCAACAAACAGTTGAACGACGGGGTATAGAATTGATTAATTATCGTATGGATAAAAATATTGATTAA
- the pbpC gene encoding penicillin-binding protein 1C — MKKAKRLLIPIKQKILHQLNRKTSKIILTLLLICFLIRSTPYLAPIRANDILQTQLALEFSDRNGLPLGTILTRDQEHTAVVALDQVSPQFIQAILAAEDSQFYHHGALDLKAVARAVKDAIQTKKIVSGASTITMQLARMLDNSPRNLSGKIQEVWLAWRLAAGISKDEILAAYINRLPMGGNVYGVEAAARTYFSIPASDLNLAQASLLAAIPNNPTYFDPLQHRERLKQRQKYVLNRMVQDRYVSNAIAQRAYAEEVTFHSRQRGIIAAPHFLFWLATQQNTPSPNHSNSIRTTINKPLQQFVEAQVQQVLSSLAANNVHHAAALVVDNHTGEVLAYVGSPNYFDEAKLGRNDGVQALRQPGSTLKPFLYELALEKGVIRPNTILADVPTYYAIPGAKVYNPTDYNKSFLGPVRVRIALANSLNIPAVRVLEKVGVENFLSRLHELGFAHLNQTPEYYGLGLTLGSGEVNLWELAQAYLTMARMGESTPLLTTFSDSSIQNLKSKIQNPTTWQLITDMLSDNYARATAFGVDSVLNLPLKAAVKTGTSSNFRDTWTVGFTTDYTVATWVGNFDGDPMRQVSGVTGAAPLWNRIMLHMHEHHQPANFPVPEGLVQLPICAISGLKPTPDCTSVVQEYFYPEDINAYEHQDTFNLSNEYDDWLAKQPQSNFGSGKLKILSPRNDDLFLLSPGEEGQQKLEFKLAGTSSESVEWWLNGEKLTTNSAKSLFWYLYPGNWTLEVKNGDMTDKVTFQVELAKTTPMRRGFSVVNSQR; from the coding sequence ATGAAAAAAGCAAAGAGATTGCTAATCCCAATTAAGCAGAAAATTTTGCATCAACTCAACCGCAAAACAAGCAAAATTATCCTAACTTTACTATTAATCTGTTTTCTGATCCGCTCAACACCCTATTTAGCCCCAATCCGTGCCAATGATATTTTACAAACACAACTGGCATTAGAATTTAGCGATCGCAATGGATTACCATTAGGAACAATCCTCACCCGTGACCAAGAACATACAGCAGTAGTAGCACTTGATCAAGTTTCTCCCCAATTTATCCAAGCAATCTTAGCTGCTGAAGATAGTCAATTTTATCATCACGGAGCGCTAGATTTAAAAGCTGTTGCCCGCGCTGTTAAAGATGCAATTCAAACTAAAAAAATTGTTTCCGGTGCTTCTACAATTACTATGCAACTAGCACGGATGCTAGATAACTCTCCGCGTAATCTGTCAGGTAAAATTCAGGAAGTTTGGTTAGCTTGGCGATTAGCAGCAGGAATAAGTAAAGATGAAATTCTCGCTGCTTATATCAATCGTCTACCAATGGGCGGTAATGTTTATGGTGTGGAGGCTGCTGCTCGTACCTATTTTTCCATACCTGCGAGCGATTTGAACCTGGCTCAAGCAAGTCTTTTAGCTGCTATTCCTAACAATCCCACTTATTTTGATCCACTGCAACATCGAGAACGCCTCAAACAACGCCAAAAATACGTTCTTAATCGGATGGTACAGGATAGGTATGTTAGTAATGCGATCGCACAACGTGCATATGCAGAAGAAGTTACCTTTCACTCACGCCAACGAGGAATTATCGCCGCACCACATTTTTTGTTTTGGTTAGCAACTCAGCAAAACACCCCATCACCCAATCACAGCAACTCTATCCGCACAACAATAAATAAGCCTTTACAACAATTTGTGGAAGCACAGGTACAGCAAGTACTTTCCTCCCTCGCTGCGAATAACGTTCACCACGCAGCTGCTTTAGTAGTAGACAACCACACAGGCGAAGTTCTAGCCTACGTCGGTTCACCGAATTATTTTGATGAAGCAAAATTGGGGCGTAATGATGGAGTACAGGCGCTACGTCAACCAGGCTCTACCCTCAAACCTTTTTTATATGAATTAGCTTTAGAAAAAGGTGTGATTCGCCCAAATACTATCTTGGCAGATGTACCTACATACTACGCCATTCCTGGCGCAAAAGTTTACAATCCCACAGATTACAATAAAAGTTTTCTCGGTCCTGTGCGGGTACGAATAGCGTTAGCGAATTCTCTCAATATCCCAGCAGTCAGGGTGTTGGAAAAAGTAGGTGTCGAGAATTTTTTAAGTCGTTTACATGAATTGGGATTCGCACACCTCAATCAAACCCCAGAATACTATGGACTTGGTTTAACTTTGGGTAGTGGCGAGGTGAATTTATGGGAACTAGCCCAAGCTTACCTCACAATGGCACGAATGGGAGAAAGTACGCCATTATTAACTACATTTTCCGATTCCTCAATCCAAAATCTAAAATCTAAAATCCAAAATCCGACGACATGGCAATTAATTACTGATATGTTGAGTGACAACTATGCCCGTGCCACAGCTTTTGGTGTAGACTCAGTACTAAATTTACCCTTAAAAGCAGCTGTTAAAACAGGCACTTCCTCTAATTTTCGCGACACCTGGACAGTTGGCTTTACCACAGATTACACCGTTGCTACCTGGGTAGGTAATTTCGATGGCGACCCGATGCGTCAGGTATCAGGTGTTACCGGAGCAGCACCTCTATGGAATCGAATTATGTTGCACATGCACGAACATCATCAACCTGCTAATTTTCCAGTTCCAGAAGGATTAGTGCAATTACCGATTTGTGCAATTTCTGGGTTAAAACCAACACCAGATTGCACATCTGTAGTTCAGGAATATTTTTATCCAGAAGATATTAACGCTTACGAACATCAAGATACTTTCAATTTATCCAATGAGTATGATGATTGGTTAGCTAAACAACCACAGTCTAACTTTGGTTCTGGCAAGCTGAAAATATTGTCTCCTCGCAATGACGATTTATTTTTACTGTCTCCTGGTGAAGAAGGACAACAAAAATTAGAGTTCAAGTTAGCAGGAACCTCATCTGAGTCTGTAGAGTGGTGGTTGAATGGTGAAAAACTGACTACAAATTCAGCAAAGTCTTTGTTTTGGTATTTGTATCCCGGTAACTGGACTTTGGAAGTTAAAAATGGTGATATGACTGACAAGGTAACTTTTCAGGTGGAGTTAGCTAAGACAACACCTATGCGTAGAGGCTTTTCTGTCGTTAATTCTCAAAGGTAG